The Microplitis mediator isolate UGA2020A chromosome 8, iyMicMedi2.1, whole genome shotgun sequence genome has a window encoding:
- the LOC130673014 gene encoding uncharacterized protein LOC130673014, translating to MNIFLPVENMKSAIMATFYHYGSSDEKPNHDMCPKGEESWCSYQRAEARGELDTFSHDYSPLPSDVLKAIKPIYEDLSNENLLSRCVGGFNQNNNESFNQLVWKICPKTVNTSFTIVQIAAYVAMCIFNEGINSLLVLMNTLGLNCGPNSHRYAERMDAARIKVADKRANDNTREGRLQRRHQQIDILEAAMSAEELLYGPGIDDSV from the exons atgaatatattccttcctgttgaaaatatgaaatctgctataatggcaaccttttatcactacggctcgagtgatgaaaaaccgaatcatgatatgtgtccaaaaggcgaagaatcttggtgctcttaccagcgcgctgaagcaagaggagagcttgataccttttctcacgattattctcctttaccttctgatgttttaaaagctatcaagcctatatacgaagatcttagtaatgaaaatttactttcaagatgtgtaggtggattcaatcagaataataatgaaagctttaaccaactagtatggaaaatatgcccaaaaacggtaaatactagttttactatcgtacaaatagctgcatacgttgctatgtgtatatttaatgagggtataaattcattattagtcttgatgaatacactaggacttaattgtgggcctaattctcatcggtatgcagaaagaatggatgctgcacgtatcaaagtagcagataagcgcgctaatgataacacccgagaaggtcgattgcaacgtaggcaccagcaaatcgatattttggaagctgctatgtcggctgaagagctattatatggtccaggaatagatgactcagt atga